One segment of Brassica napus cultivar Da-Ae chromosome C3, Da-Ae, whole genome shotgun sequence DNA contains the following:
- the LOC106346008 gene encoding autophagy-related protein 18f isoform X2, whose amino-acid sequence MRKHGDVSPKPTTSDGGVVSRSARTSFRALFRVISSGASTVARSAASAASSAVNRDVESLHDQVLWAGFDKLEKEDGDTRRVLLLAFHSGFQIWDVEETDNVHVIVSSHDGQASFMQMLPNPITSEEFDDRFSESRPLLAVCGDSSWEEQSVSDSPGSETVVVPTNVHVYSLKSQSYVHTLRFRSVIYTVRCSSRIVAVLQASQIHCFDAKTLVKEYMIVTNSIAYGSLGVGYGPLAVGPRWIAYSGSRVADSTSTLFNPELITLSSSPSVAQFARESSRQIASGIVTLGDKGYKSFSRYCSEVLPNPYIPGLKGIGVANDNVVDADSVGMVIIKDIISKSVITQFKAHKSPISALSFDPSGMLLVTASIQGHNINVFRIMPRASTSASGDASFVHLFRLQRGFTNAVIQDISFGNDSSLIAISSSRGTSHLFEINPEGEGNAPIPLSAVNRIRSGNISGWMGTMSGAAAAAAGMVGGSLPGATASAFCYSVEQNKNNLLYGSSPASDNSLKRNLLVFAPSGCMTQYALKANQVGDGGHEIAGFDFESGSETEGKVAVEPIRRWSMIQNQSRREMQDQHSDVYGGGASSDSKSKVFPEIVRKQSADESWKVTKRGKARVEDKHQMYMSEAELQMYEPSQLPLWGRRNFRFQEWVLDVDEESNGGGGEMEIEGIQTRTVEARTRGLVPVWGYLQSPKPQQVMREVQGTLHKVIR is encoded by the exons ATGAGGAAACACGGCGACGTTTCTCCGAAGCCGACAACTTCCGACGGAGGAGTTGTGTCTCGATCAGCTCGGACCTCGTTCCGTGCTCTGTTTCGTGTCATTTCCTCTGGTGCTTCCACCGTCGCTCGCTCCGCCGCATCCGCCGCTTCTTCCGCCGTTAACCGTGACGTTGAATCTCTTCACGATcag GTACTATGGGCGGGGTTTGATAAGCTGGAGAAAGAAGACGGCGACACACGGAGAGTTCTCTTACTTGCGTTTCACTCCGGTTTCCAAATTTGGGATGTTGAAGAAACGGATAACGTTCATGTTATTGTCTCTTCCCACGATGGACAAGCGTCATTCATGCAAATGCTACCGAACCCTATAACATCGGAGGAGTTTGACGATAGGTTCTCCGAGAGCCGTCCGCTTTTGGCTGTCTGTGGTGACAGTTCTTGGGAAGAGCAGAGCGTTTCCGACAGCCCTGGAAGCGAAACCGTGGTGGTTCCTACGAATGTGCATGTCTACTCGTTAAAGTCTCAGTCTTATGTCCATACGTTGAGGTTCCGGTCTGTTATCTATACCGTTAGGTGTAGTTCTCGGATTGTTGCTGTACTCCAAGCATCTCAG ATACATTGTTTTGACGCTAAGACATTGGTGAAGGAGTACATGATTGTCACTAACTCAATAGCCTATGGCTCCTTGGGTGTTGGATACGGTCCTCTCGCCGTTGGTCCACGGTGGATTGCTTATAGCGGAAGCCGTGTCGCTGACTCAACTTCCACGCTATTCAATCCGGAACTCATCACACTGTCATCGTCACCGAGTGTTGCGCAGTTTGCAAGAGAATCTAGCAGGCAGATCGCTTCTGGGATCGTGACGCTTGGTGACAAAGGGTACAAGTCATTCTCTAGGTACTGCTCGGAGGTTTTGCCTAATCCGTATATTCCTGGTTTGAAAGGCATTGGTGTTGCTAATGACAACGTGGTAGACGCAGATAGCGTAGGGATG GTTATAATCAAAGATATTATAAGCAAAAGCGTTATAACGCAGTTTAAGGCACACAAGAGTCCTATTTCAGCTTTGAGCTTTGATCCAAGCGGCATGCTTTTGGTGACTGCTTCGATTCAGGGACATAATATTAACGTCTTCAGGATAATGCCGAGAGCCTCTACAAGTGCAAGTGGTGATGCGTCTTTTGTGCATCTGTTCAGACTCCAGCGTGGATTTACTAATGCG GTGATACAAGACATCAGTTTCGGCAATGACAGCAGTTTGATAGCCATTAGCTCTTCAAGAGGGACAAGTCATCTGTTTGAGATTAATCCCGAGGGAGAAGGAAACGCTCCTATTCCTCTATCAGCGGTTAATAGGATAAGAAGTGGAAACATCAGCGGATGGATGGGAACAATGAGCGGTGCTGCAGCTGCAGCAGCTGGAATGGTTGGAGGCTCTCTTCCTGGTGCAACCGCATCAGCTTTCTGTTACTCCGTCGAACAGAATAAGAACAACCTCCTCTATGGCTCTTCTCCTGCTTCTGATAATAGCTTAAAGAGGAATCTTCTAGTGTTTGCTCCTTCTGGATGTATGACTCAGTATGCGTTAAAGGCAAATCAGGTTGGGGATGGTGGTCATGAGATAGCAGGGTTTGATTTTGAGTCTGGTTCAGAGACTGAAGGGAAAGTGGCGGTTGAGCCAATAAGAAGGTGGTCCATGATCCAGAACCAATCTAGAAGAGAGATGCAAGATCAACACAGTGATGTATATGGAGGTGGGGCAAGTTCGGATTCTAAGAGTAAAGTGTTTCCGGAGATCGTTAGGAAGCAGAGTGCTGATGAGTCTTGGAAAGTTACTAAGAGAGGAAAGGCTCGTGTGGAGGATAAGCATCAGATGTACATGTCTGAAGCAGAACTGCAAATGTATGAGCCGAGTCAGTTACCATTATGGGGAAGGAGAAAT TTTAGGTTTCAAGAGTGGGTGTTGGATGTGGATGAAGAGAGTAATGGTGGAGGAGGGGAGATGGAGATTGAAGGAATCCAAACAAGAACGGTTGAAGCAAGGACAAGAGGTTTGGTTCCAGTTTGGGGTTATCTCCAGTCTCCAAAACCCCAACAAGTGATGAGAGA AGTCCAAGGAACACTACACAAGGTGATCAGGTGA
- the LOC106346008 gene encoding autophagy-related protein 18f isoform X1, producing the protein MRKHGDVSPKPTTSDGGVVSRSARTSFRALFRVISSGASTVARSAASAASSAVNRDVESLHDQVLWAGFDKLEKEDGDTRRVLLLAFHSGFQIWDVEETDNVHVIVSSHDGQASFMQMLPNPITSEEFDDRFSESRPLLAVCGDSSWEEQSVSDSPGSETVVVPTNVHVYSLKSQSYVHTLRFRSVIYTVRCSSRIVAVLQASQIHCFDAKTLVKEYMIVTNSIAYGSLGVGYGPLAVGPRWIAYSGSRVADSTSTLFNPELITLSSSPSVAQFARESSRQIASGIVTLGDKGYKSFSRYCSEVLPNPYIPGLKGIGVANDNVVDADSVGMVIIKDIISKSVITQFKAHKSPISALSFDPSGMLLVTASIQGHNINVFRIMPRASTSASGDASFVHLFRLQRGFTNAVIQDISFGNDSSLIAISSSRGTSHLFEINPEGEGNAPIPLSAVNRIRSGNISGWMGTMSGAAAAAAGMVGGSLPGATASAFCYSVEQNKNNLLYGSSPASDNSLKRNLLVFAPSGCMTQYALKANQVGDGGHEIAGFDFESGSETEGKVAVEPIRRWSMIQNQSRREMQDQHSDVYGGGASSDSKSKVFPEIVRKQSADESWKVTKRGKARVEDKHQMYMSEAELQMYEPSQLPLWGRRNFRFQEWVLDVDEESNGGGGEMEIEGIQTRTVEARTRGLVPVWGYLQSPKPQQVMRESFQSPRNTTQGDQVTPLEGHGTETEFGVVHGKEENLRSEEESVRSEEGSSISEEET; encoded by the exons ATGAGGAAACACGGCGACGTTTCTCCGAAGCCGACAACTTCCGACGGAGGAGTTGTGTCTCGATCAGCTCGGACCTCGTTCCGTGCTCTGTTTCGTGTCATTTCCTCTGGTGCTTCCACCGTCGCTCGCTCCGCCGCATCCGCCGCTTCTTCCGCCGTTAACCGTGACGTTGAATCTCTTCACGATcag GTACTATGGGCGGGGTTTGATAAGCTGGAGAAAGAAGACGGCGACACACGGAGAGTTCTCTTACTTGCGTTTCACTCCGGTTTCCAAATTTGGGATGTTGAAGAAACGGATAACGTTCATGTTATTGTCTCTTCCCACGATGGACAAGCGTCATTCATGCAAATGCTACCGAACCCTATAACATCGGAGGAGTTTGACGATAGGTTCTCCGAGAGCCGTCCGCTTTTGGCTGTCTGTGGTGACAGTTCTTGGGAAGAGCAGAGCGTTTCCGACAGCCCTGGAAGCGAAACCGTGGTGGTTCCTACGAATGTGCATGTCTACTCGTTAAAGTCTCAGTCTTATGTCCATACGTTGAGGTTCCGGTCTGTTATCTATACCGTTAGGTGTAGTTCTCGGATTGTTGCTGTACTCCAAGCATCTCAG ATACATTGTTTTGACGCTAAGACATTGGTGAAGGAGTACATGATTGTCACTAACTCAATAGCCTATGGCTCCTTGGGTGTTGGATACGGTCCTCTCGCCGTTGGTCCACGGTGGATTGCTTATAGCGGAAGCCGTGTCGCTGACTCAACTTCCACGCTATTCAATCCGGAACTCATCACACTGTCATCGTCACCGAGTGTTGCGCAGTTTGCAAGAGAATCTAGCAGGCAGATCGCTTCTGGGATCGTGACGCTTGGTGACAAAGGGTACAAGTCATTCTCTAGGTACTGCTCGGAGGTTTTGCCTAATCCGTATATTCCTGGTTTGAAAGGCATTGGTGTTGCTAATGACAACGTGGTAGACGCAGATAGCGTAGGGATG GTTATAATCAAAGATATTATAAGCAAAAGCGTTATAACGCAGTTTAAGGCACACAAGAGTCCTATTTCAGCTTTGAGCTTTGATCCAAGCGGCATGCTTTTGGTGACTGCTTCGATTCAGGGACATAATATTAACGTCTTCAGGATAATGCCGAGAGCCTCTACAAGTGCAAGTGGTGATGCGTCTTTTGTGCATCTGTTCAGACTCCAGCGTGGATTTACTAATGCG GTGATACAAGACATCAGTTTCGGCAATGACAGCAGTTTGATAGCCATTAGCTCTTCAAGAGGGACAAGTCATCTGTTTGAGATTAATCCCGAGGGAGAAGGAAACGCTCCTATTCCTCTATCAGCGGTTAATAGGATAAGAAGTGGAAACATCAGCGGATGGATGGGAACAATGAGCGGTGCTGCAGCTGCAGCAGCTGGAATGGTTGGAGGCTCTCTTCCTGGTGCAACCGCATCAGCTTTCTGTTACTCCGTCGAACAGAATAAGAACAACCTCCTCTATGGCTCTTCTCCTGCTTCTGATAATAGCTTAAAGAGGAATCTTCTAGTGTTTGCTCCTTCTGGATGTATGACTCAGTATGCGTTAAAGGCAAATCAGGTTGGGGATGGTGGTCATGAGATAGCAGGGTTTGATTTTGAGTCTGGTTCAGAGACTGAAGGGAAAGTGGCGGTTGAGCCAATAAGAAGGTGGTCCATGATCCAGAACCAATCTAGAAGAGAGATGCAAGATCAACACAGTGATGTATATGGAGGTGGGGCAAGTTCGGATTCTAAGAGTAAAGTGTTTCCGGAGATCGTTAGGAAGCAGAGTGCTGATGAGTCTTGGAAAGTTACTAAGAGAGGAAAGGCTCGTGTGGAGGATAAGCATCAGATGTACATGTCTGAAGCAGAACTGCAAATGTATGAGCCGAGTCAGTTACCATTATGGGGAAGGAGAAAT TTTAGGTTTCAAGAGTGGGTGTTGGATGTGGATGAAGAGAGTAATGGTGGAGGAGGGGAGATGGAGATTGAAGGAATCCAAACAAGAACGGTTGAAGCAAGGACAAGAGGTTTGGTTCCAGTTTGGGGTTATCTCCAGTCTCCAAAACCCCAACAAGTGATGAGAGA ATCATTCCAGAGTCCAAGGAACACTACACAAGGTGATCAGGTGACTCCCCTAGAGGGTCATGGAACAGAGACCGAGTTCGGAGTTGTACATGGCAAGGAAGAGAACTTGAGATCAGAAGAAGAGAGCGTGAGGTCTGAAGAAGGGAGCTCGATATCAGAAGAAGAGACCTAA
- the LOC125584218 gene encoding small RNA degrading nuclease 2-like: MEYIIATRERTELVELTKTVHRMGLSGEHGTWNEFLKFYDPRSADICFDPNSRPDPALIQFLTSINKKDDSRKLALLLNPSRPQVCDYSYKYPNETAEQRLVRKTLTHDEYPFDFLIPYNSKDWVLTGIIGSPLREPISRFAPIISYSFRSGKPFDISKTEMIAVCCEKVLCLDNTEAAVRVAAVDRNLKVILDVLVEPNQPVINYRTSITGLDSRVLHLSNATPLSDIQEKLLGLLPTGTIMVGHLLNKDLKALKMDHARVIDTSLLFKYDISPCIGKLPRPSLDHLCKSVLGYEIPKSRGRCVHEAIASMKLVLAILEHGARTSVPLPDEMLKTDESGLLPMKKNVLSKRPMRNNASPPWCKPSWKSAL; the protein is encoded by the exons ATGGAGTACATAATAGCCACAAGGGAGAGAACG GAGTTAGTAGAGCTGACGAAAACAGTGCATCGTATGGGTTTGTCAGGGGAGCACGGAACATGGAatgaatttctaaaattttacgACCCAAGAAGCGCAGATATATGCTTTGATCCCAATTCACGACCAGACCCTGCCTTGATCCAGTTCCTTACTTCAATCAACAAGAAAGACGATTCCAGG AAATTGGCTTTGCTTTTGAATCCCAGCCGACCCCAGGTTTGCGACTACTCATACAAATACCCGAACGAGACAGCTGAGCAG AGATTAGTTCGAAAGACTCTTACACATGACGAGTACCCATTCGACTTTTTGATCCCGTATAACTCCAAGGACTGGGTCCTTACGGGGATCATAGGGAGCCCACTTCGTGAACCTATTAGCCGTTTCGCACCAATTATTTCCTATTCTTTCCGCTCAGGGAAGCCTTTTGATATTAGCAAAACCGAGATGATTGCCGTTTGTTGCGAGAAGGTTCTCTGTCTAGATAACACTGAAGCTGCTGTTAGAGTTGCTGCTGTTGACCGCAATCTCaag GTGATTCTTGATGTGCTTGTCGAACCAAATCAGCCTGTTATCAACTACAGGACTAGCATTACCGGACTCGATTCTCGTGTTCTTCATTTATCAAATGCTACTCCTTTGTCAGATATACAG GAAAAATTGCTGGGATTATTACCCACGGGAACTATAATGGTCGGTCACCTTTTGAACAAGGATCTCAAAG CTTTAAAGATGGATCATGCAAGAGTTATCGATACCTCTCTATTGTTCAAGTATGATATCTCTCCTTGTATCGGAAAGCTTCCAAGGCCCTCTTTAGATCACCTGTGCAAGTCTGTTTTGGGATACGAAATACCGAAATCTCGTGGCAGATGTGTTCATGAAGCTATAGCTTCAATGAAACTTGTGCTTGCTATATTGGAGCACGGAGCACGCACCTCTGTTCCACTACCTGATGAG ATGTTGAAAACTGATGAGTCAGGACTCTTGCCAATGAAGAAGAATGTTCTTTCTAAGCGACCCATGAGAAACAATGCGTCCCCACCCTGGTGTAAACCATCGTGGAAGTCAGCCTTGTGA